A portion of the Burkholderia sp. GAS332 genome contains these proteins:
- a CDS encoding aldehyde dehydrogenase (acceptor): METETDLRRHDLLIDGKRLPPGTGEYSVDINPATEEPIALVAQGSAADVDIAVHAARAALKVWNSIRAAERGRILMRLAGLMRENLEALAALESLDAGKPISAVMRQDIPAAIDTLEYYAGWCDKINGQVVPVRPDALTYTLREPVGVVAAIVPWNFPLMIGMWKIAPALACGCTLIVKPAEITPLTALRIGELALEAGVPPGVLNIVTGKGRVVGDALVAHPGIDKVTFTGSPSVGRGILQGAAGNFKRVTLELGGKSANLIFPDANLDNAVRAAASGIFFNTGQVCSAGSRILAHRDVYDEVVERLAARAKSIKVGDPAARETAMGPLISAAQMKTVLGYVERGRAEGASLVTGGARVGERGFFVEPTVFANVEHEMRISQEEIFGPVASVIRFDDEADAIRIANGTLYSLAAGVWSADIGRVHRVARDLKAGTVWINTYGYTDVRLPWGGSGDSGFGREHGDVAIENFTEPKAVWLAIDQ; the protein is encoded by the coding sequence ATGGAAACTGAAACCGACCTCAGGCGCCATGATCTGCTGATCGACGGCAAGCGCTTGCCGCCCGGCACCGGCGAATATTCCGTCGACATCAACCCGGCGACCGAAGAGCCGATTGCGCTGGTTGCGCAAGGCAGTGCCGCGGATGTCGATATCGCAGTACACGCTGCGCGCGCCGCGTTGAAAGTTTGGAATTCGATTCGGGCCGCCGAGCGAGGCCGCATCCTGATGCGTCTCGCCGGCCTGATGCGCGAGAATCTGGAGGCGCTTGCCGCGCTCGAAAGCCTCGACGCCGGCAAACCGATCTCCGCGGTGATGCGCCAGGATATTCCGGCCGCGATCGATACGCTCGAATACTACGCAGGCTGGTGCGACAAGATCAACGGGCAGGTAGTGCCGGTGCGTCCCGATGCATTGACCTACACGCTGCGTGAGCCGGTCGGCGTGGTCGCCGCAATCGTGCCGTGGAATTTTCCGCTGATGATCGGGATGTGGAAGATCGCGCCCGCGCTGGCGTGCGGTTGCACGCTGATCGTCAAGCCGGCGGAGATCACGCCGCTGACTGCATTGCGCATCGGTGAACTCGCGCTCGAAGCGGGTGTGCCGCCGGGAGTCCTGAACATCGTCACCGGCAAGGGGCGGGTGGTTGGCGATGCGCTCGTGGCGCATCCCGGCATCGACAAAGTGACGTTCACGGGCTCGCCTTCCGTGGGGCGCGGCATTCTGCAGGGCGCCGCCGGCAACTTCAAGCGCGTCACGCTGGAGCTCGGCGGCAAATCGGCCAACCTGATCTTCCCGGATGCGAATCTCGACAATGCGGTGCGAGCCGCGGCGTCGGGCATTTTCTTCAACACCGGCCAGGTCTGTTCGGCAGGCTCGCGCATTCTGGCTCATCGCGATGTGTACGACGAAGTGGTCGAGCGTCTTGCGGCGCGTGCGAAGTCGATCAAGGTCGGCGACCCGGCGGCGCGCGAAACGGCGATGGGGCCGCTTATCTCCGCGGCGCAGATGAAGACCGTGCTCGGCTATGTCGAGCGTGGGCGCGCCGAAGGGGCATCACTCGTGACCGGCGGTGCGCGGGTCGGCGAGCGCGGATTCTTCGTCGAGCCGACGGTGTTCGCCAACGTCGAGCATGAAATGCGCATTTCGCAGGAGGAGATCTTTGGACCGGTGGCGAGCGTGATCCGCTTTGATGACGAAGCGGATGCGATACGTATTGCCAATGGCACGTTGTATAGCCTCGCGGCCGGCGTGTGGAGCGCGGATATCGGCCGGGTGCATCGGGTTGCGCGTGATCTGAAGGCGGGAACGGTGTGGATCAATACCTACGGTTATACCGATGTGCGCTTGCCGTGGGGTGGCTCCGGCGATTCCGGCTTCGGCCGCGAGCACGGCGACGTGGCGATCGAAAACTTCACCGAGCCGAAAGCGGTGTGGCTGGCGATCGATCAATAG
- a CDS encoding acetolactate synthase-1/2/3 large subunit gives MSAVVSPLNPTTGSTTAEDTLKQKTRNAGVVSGGHLVAKALKNEGIDTIFTLCGGHIIDIYDGCVDEGIRIIDVRHEQVAAHAADGYARQTGKLGCVVTTAGPGCMNAVTGIATAFRSESPVLHIGGQGALTQHKMGSLQDLPHVDIMAPITKFAASVPSTERVADMISMAARECFNGAPGPAYLEIPRDVLDREVELARAVVPQPGRYRASTRSIGDPRDIEKLADILVNAERPAILYGQQVWTARGHEEAIALLRGLDIPGYFNGASRGLLPPGDPHHFDRTRSQAFANADVLIVVGTPFDFRMGYGKRISKELTLVQIDMDYRTVGKNRDIDLGLVGDPGAILAAVLQAASGRLKDDKRQARLKWMAQLQDAETIATEKLMPLFKSNSTPIHPYRVAYELNEFLSDDTVYIGDGGDVVTISAQAVRPRRPGQWMDPGALGSLGVGTGFALAAKLAHPQKEVLCYYGDGSFGMTAFDMETANRFGAPYLAVIGNNSAMNQIRYGQLAKYGEARGNVGNLLSDVPFSKFAEMLGGYGEEVRDPAQIAGALQRAREAIHRTGRSAIVNIWVDPREYAPGTKNQTMYK, from the coding sequence ATGTCTGCAGTTGTTTCACCCCTGAACCCCACCACGGGCAGCACGACGGCTGAAGACACGCTCAAGCAGAAGACCCGCAATGCCGGTGTCGTCTCGGGTGGCCATCTGGTTGCCAAAGCGCTGAAAAACGAAGGGATCGACACGATCTTCACGCTGTGCGGTGGCCACATCATCGATATCTACGACGGTTGTGTCGACGAAGGGATTCGCATTATCGACGTGCGCCACGAGCAGGTCGCCGCGCACGCAGCGGACGGTTACGCACGGCAGACCGGCAAGCTCGGCTGCGTGGTGACGACCGCAGGCCCCGGGTGCATGAACGCGGTGACGGGTATCGCAACAGCGTTCCGCTCGGAGAGTCCGGTCTTGCATATCGGCGGGCAGGGCGCCCTGACGCAGCACAAGATGGGCTCGCTGCAAGACCTGCCGCACGTGGACATCATGGCGCCGATCACCAAGTTCGCCGCCAGCGTGCCGAGCACCGAGCGGGTCGCGGACATGATCTCGATGGCGGCGCGCGAATGCTTCAACGGCGCGCCCGGTCCGGCGTACCTGGAAATTCCCCGCGACGTGCTTGACCGTGAAGTGGAGTTGGCGCGCGCGGTGGTGCCGCAGCCGGGCCGTTATCGGGCGTCGACCCGATCGATCGGCGATCCGCGCGATATCGAGAAACTCGCCGACATCCTCGTCAATGCCGAGCGGCCCGCGATTCTGTACGGCCAGCAGGTGTGGACCGCGCGCGGGCATGAAGAAGCGATTGCACTGCTGCGCGGTCTCGACATTCCCGGCTACTTCAACGGTGCCAGCCGTGGACTGTTGCCGCCGGGCGATCCGCATCACTTCGACCGTACGCGCTCGCAGGCTTTTGCGAATGCCGATGTGCTGATCGTCGTCGGCACGCCGTTCGATTTCCGCATGGGTTACGGCAAGCGCATTAGCAAAGAGTTGACGCTGGTGCAGATCGACATGGACTACCGTACGGTCGGCAAGAACCGCGATATCGATCTCGGTCTGGTCGGCGATCCGGGCGCGATTCTGGCTGCCGTGTTGCAGGCGGCGAGCGGCCGTCTCAAAGACGATAAGCGCCAGGCACGACTCAAATGGATGGCGCAGTTGCAGGACGCCGAAACCATCGCAACCGAAAAGCTGATGCCGCTTTTCAAGTCCAATAGCACGCCGATTCATCCCTATCGCGTCGCTTACGAACTCAACGAATTCCTCTCTGACGACACCGTGTACATCGGCGATGGCGGCGACGTCGTCACGATATCCGCGCAAGCGGTGCGTCCTCGCCGTCCTGGTCAATGGATGGACCCAGGCGCGCTCGGCTCGCTCGGCGTCGGCACCGGCTTCGCACTCGCCGCCAAGCTCGCGCATCCGCAGAAAGAAGTGCTGTGCTACTACGGCGACGGCTCGTTCGGTATGACGGCGTTCGACATGGAAACGGCCAACCGTTTCGGCGCGCCGTATCTCGCGGTGATCGGCAATAACTCGGCGATGAACCAGATCCGCTACGGCCAGCTCGCGAAGTACGGTGAAGCGCGCGGCAATGTCGGCAATCTGTTGAGCGACGTGCCGTTCAGCAAGTTCGCGGAAATGCTCGGCGGTTATGGCGAAGAAGTGCGCGACCCGGCGCAGATAGCCGGTGCATTGCAGCGCGCTCGCGAAGCGATTCATCGCACGGGCCGCTCGGCGATCGTGAATATCTGGGTCGACCCGCGCGAATACGCGCCGGGGACCAAGAATCAGACCATGTACAAGTAA
- a CDS encoding transcriptional regulator, LysR family: MNVSLQQLKVFVAVARERSFTRAARQFDLTQSAVSRCVRELEDAVELKLFDRTTRQVELTHAGVSLERRIGRLLDEIELTLREERAAFDGHTGVVVLASNPVLSSSWVAQGLARCASAFPELIVSVKDQPQSCVLASVEQGEVDFGVVSVAEPLVADQLHAQVVFTTPLHVVMPPAHPLAQQAGVAWRALQECALVTLNADAGMRAALELAFSAHGLKRRPVQELGHVAAVSRMVELGIGIGVLPVDGHWPTPSASLVSRPLVPEVNLTTLLVHRRNRSLRPNAAAAWAQFAALADPLPVSPPSPCNIPRKELHDGN, translated from the coding sequence ATGAATGTCTCGCTACAGCAACTCAAGGTGTTTGTCGCCGTCGCGCGTGAACGGAGCTTTACGCGCGCGGCGCGCCAGTTCGATCTGACGCAGTCGGCGGTGAGCCGTTGTGTGCGCGAACTGGAAGACGCGGTCGAATTGAAACTGTTCGACCGCACCACGCGCCAGGTCGAACTGACTCATGCGGGCGTGAGTCTGGAGCGCAGAATCGGGCGCCTGCTCGATGAAATCGAACTGACGCTGCGCGAGGAGCGTGCTGCTTTTGACGGACACACAGGCGTGGTTGTGCTGGCGAGCAATCCCGTGCTGTCGTCGAGCTGGGTGGCGCAGGGACTTGCTCGTTGTGCGTCGGCGTTTCCCGAGCTGATCGTGTCCGTCAAGGATCAACCGCAAAGCTGTGTGCTCGCGAGCGTCGAACAGGGGGAAGTGGACTTCGGCGTGGTTTCGGTGGCGGAGCCCCTGGTCGCCGATCAGTTGCACGCGCAAGTGGTTTTCACGACGCCACTCCATGTGGTGATGCCGCCAGCGCATCCGCTGGCGCAGCAAGCCGGCGTCGCATGGCGCGCGTTGCAGGAATGCGCGCTCGTCACGCTGAATGCCGATGCGGGCATGCGCGCGGCGCTCGAGCTCGCTTTCAGCGCGCATGGCCTGAAGCGACGGCCAGTGCAGGAACTCGGACACGTCGCGGCGGTGTCGCGCATGGTGGAGCTGGGTATCGGCATCGGTGTCTTACCCGTTGATGGACATTGGCCCACGCCCAGCGCCTCACTGGTGAGCCGGCCGCTGGTCCCCGAGGTGAATCTGACGACGCTGCTCGTGCATCGCCGCAACCGCTCCCTCAGACCCAACGCTGCGGCGGCATGGGCGCAGTTCGCCGCGCTGGCCGATCCGCTGCCGGTCAGCCCACCCAGCCCATGCAACATCCCACGCAAGGAGCTTCATGATGGAAACTGA
- a CDS encoding transcriptional regulator, GntR family, translated as MSSELQTEAVATPLMLSLQPIGASASLRDQAYAMLRQAIADADIYQTREEIRLDERVLSESLGVSRTPVREAMTLLEQEGFLRMVPRRGIYIVRKSKREIVEMIQMWAALESMAARLATLHATDEEIARLRHMFDNFRDATPAEHIAEYSDANIAFHQAIVELSKSQIILDTIKNIFIHVRAIRRMTISQSDRASRSIVDHLRIIEALEQRDTELAERLTRQHSLDLATFVEANCDFLD; from the coding sequence ATGTCGTCAGAACTTCAAACTGAAGCAGTGGCCACACCCTTGATGTTGTCACTGCAGCCGATCGGCGCGAGCGCGAGCTTGCGCGACCAGGCCTATGCCATGCTCCGCCAGGCCATTGCCGACGCCGATATCTACCAGACTCGCGAAGAAATTCGCCTCGACGAGCGCGTGCTGAGCGAATCGCTGGGCGTGAGCCGCACGCCGGTGCGCGAGGCGATGACGCTGCTCGAACAGGAAGGTTTTCTGCGTATGGTGCCGCGGCGCGGCATCTACATCGTGCGCAAGAGCAAGCGTGAGATCGTTGAAATGATCCAGATGTGGGCCGCGCTCGAAAGCATGGCGGCGCGTCTGGCCACGTTGCACGCCACGGACGAGGAAATCGCCCGCCTGCGGCACATGTTCGACAATTTTCGCGACGCCACACCGGCCGAGCACATCGCCGAGTATTCTGACGCCAACATCGCGTTTCATCAGGCGATCGTCGAGTTGTCGAAGTCGCAGATCATTCTCGACACGATCAAGAACATCTTCATCCACGTGCGGGCGATTCGCCGCATGACCATTTCGCAAAGCGACCGCGCGTCGCGTTCGATCGTCGACCACCTGCGCATTATCGAAGCGCTGGAGCAGCGCGACACTGAACTGGCTGAGCGCCTGACTCGCCAGCATTCGCTCGATCTGGCGACGTTCGTCGAAGCGAATTGCGATTTTCTGGATTGA
- a CDS encoding 2-keto-4-pentenoate hydratase/2-oxohepta-3-ene-1,7-dioic acid hydratase (catechol pathway) — MDAWMRFMSSDGKVVFGRVEGGYLHEYESLDQPVPTGAVLSTRALTPLAPCAPGKIVALWNNYHALAAKLDKPVPAHPLFLLKPAESVIGSGEPIRRPPSYTGKIVYEGELGIVIGRRCRDASAEEAAESIFGYTLINDVTAADLLNENPHFPQWCRAKGFDTFCCIGPSIVSGFDWRAARLVTALDGVERQNYPLADMVFSPAEQVRLISQDLTLEPGDVIACGTSVGVGSIKDGATVTITIDGIGTLSNTLAAAVREVAL; from the coding sequence ATGGATGCGTGGATGCGTTTCATGTCGAGCGACGGTAAAGTCGTTTTCGGCCGGGTGGAAGGCGGTTATCTGCACGAATACGAAAGTCTCGATCAACCGGTGCCGACCGGCGCGGTGTTGTCGACACGTGCCCTCACGCCGCTCGCGCCTTGTGCGCCGGGCAAGATCGTTGCGTTGTGGAATAACTATCACGCGCTCGCGGCGAAGCTCGACAAACCTGTGCCGGCGCATCCGTTATTTCTGCTGAAGCCGGCGGAATCGGTGATCGGTTCGGGTGAACCGATCCGCCGGCCACCCAGTTACACGGGGAAGATCGTCTACGAAGGCGAGCTCGGCATCGTGATCGGACGGCGCTGTCGCGACGCGAGTGCTGAAGAGGCTGCGGAATCGATCTTTGGCTACACGCTCATCAACGACGTTACCGCCGCTGATCTGCTGAACGAGAATCCTCACTTCCCGCAGTGGTGCCGCGCGAAGGGCTTCGACACGTTCTGCTGCATCGGACCCTCGATCGTCTCCGGTTTCGACTGGCGCGCAGCGCGTCTCGTGACGGCACTCGACGGTGTGGAGCGGCAGAACTATCCGCTCGCGGATATGGTGTTTTCGCCGGCCGAGCAGGTGCGTCTGATTTCACAGGACCTCACGCTCGAACCGGGTGACGTGATCGCGTGCGGCACGTCGGTCGGCGTTGGATCGATCAAGGACGGCGCGACGGTAACGATCACGATCGATGGGATCGGCACGCTAAGCAACACGTTGGCTGCTGCTGTGCGTGAGGTAGCGCTATGA
- a CDS encoding formyl-CoA transferase, whose product MSKALDGVRILDFTHVQSGPTCTQLLAWFGADVIKVERAGAGDITREQLRDIPDVDSLYFTMLNHNKRSVTIDTKNPEGKQVLETLIQKCDVLVENFAPGALDRMGFTWERIQELNPRMIVASVKGFGPGPYEDCKVYENVAQCAGGAASTTGFDDGPPVVTGAQIGDSGTGLHLALGIVTALYQRTQTGRGQKVLAAMQDGVLNLCRVKLRDQQRLERTGTMKEYPQYPNGEFGEAVPRAGNASGGGQPGWILKCKGWETDPNAYIYFITQAPVWAKICNVIGKEEWATDPDYATPAARLPHLKDIFAEIERWTMTKTKFEAMQILNKYDIPCGPILSMKEIAEEPSLRKTGTIVEVDHPTRGKYLTVGNPIKLSDSPTEVKRSPLLGEHTDEVMAELGYSPEQISALRTAGAI is encoded by the coding sequence ATGAGCAAAGCACTCGACGGTGTGCGCATTCTCGATTTCACGCATGTGCAATCGGGCCCGACCTGCACGCAGTTGCTCGCGTGGTTCGGTGCGGACGTGATCAAGGTGGAGCGGGCCGGAGCAGGCGATATCACCCGTGAGCAACTACGCGATATTCCCGACGTGGACAGCTTGTACTTCACGATGCTCAATCACAACAAACGCTCGGTCACGATCGATACCAAGAACCCGGAAGGCAAGCAGGTGCTCGAGACGCTGATCCAGAAATGCGACGTGCTGGTGGAGAATTTCGCACCGGGTGCGCTCGACCGGATGGGTTTCACCTGGGAGCGGATCCAGGAATTGAATCCGCGCATGATCGTGGCTTCGGTGAAGGGCTTTGGCCCCGGCCCTTACGAGGACTGCAAGGTCTATGAGAACGTCGCGCAATGCGCGGGCGGCGCGGCCTCGACCACCGGTTTCGACGATGGGCCACCCGTGGTGACCGGCGCGCAGATCGGCGATAGCGGCACGGGTTTGCATCTGGCGCTGGGCATTGTCACGGCGCTGTATCAGCGCACGCAGACCGGGCGCGGGCAGAAGGTGCTCGCGGCCATGCAGGACGGCGTGCTGAACCTGTGCCGCGTGAAGCTGCGCGACCAGCAGCGGCTCGAACGCACCGGCACGATGAAAGAGTATCCGCAATATCCGAACGGGGAGTTCGGTGAGGCGGTGCCGCGCGCGGGTAACGCTTCGGGTGGCGGTCAGCCGGGCTGGATTCTGAAGTGCAAGGGCTGGGAGACGGATCCTAATGCGTATATCTACTTCATCACGCAGGCGCCGGTGTGGGCGAAGATCTGCAACGTAATCGGCAAGGAAGAATGGGCCACCGATCCGGACTACGCGACACCTGCCGCTCGCTTGCCGCATCTGAAGGACATCTTTGCCGAGATCGAGCGCTGGACCATGACCAAGACCAAGTTCGAGGCCATGCAGATTCTTAACAAATACGACATCCCGTGCGGACCGATTCTGTCGATGAAGGAAATCGCCGAAGAGCCGTCGCTGCGCAAAACCGGCACGATTGTCGAAGTGGATCATCCGACTCGCGGCAAGTATTTAACGGTCGGCAATCCTATCAAACTGTCCGACAGCCCAACCGAAGTCAAACGCTCACCGCTGCTGGGTGAACACACCGACGAGGTGATGGCCGAACTCGGCTACTCGCCCGAGCAGATCAGCGCATTGCGGACCGCCGGCGCAATCTGA
- a CDS encoding transcriptional regulator, LysR family — protein sequence MTMRNATLRQLKVFETVARHLSFSRAAEELHLTQPAVSTQVRQLEEHAGLPLFEQLGKKIYLTPAGTEMLHYSRAIIQQFHEVDEAMSQLKGVSGGKLNVAVISAGDYFFPRVLAEFTRRYSGVVLNLAVHNREELLHQLATNQTDLAVMVRPPHETDATNESFAPHPYVIVAAPTHPLAHKRNIKMNQLASEAFIVRERGSDTWNSMEEGFAGRLANLKIAMEIKSTETIKQAVIAGMGIAFLSAHTISLELQLGHLVVLDVETFPVMLNWYVVHRKNKRLPPVAVAFKRFLMEEGANLIEKITRVKELSVYKQ from the coding sequence ATGACGATGCGCAATGCGACTCTTCGGCAACTCAAGGTCTTTGAAACGGTGGCGCGCCACCTGAGCTTCTCGCGCGCCGCGGAAGAATTGCATCTGACGCAGCCCGCCGTCTCCACCCAGGTCCGGCAACTCGAGGAACACGCAGGGCTGCCGCTGTTCGAACAGCTCGGCAAAAAAATCTATCTGACGCCGGCCGGCACCGAGATGCTTCATTACAGCCGCGCGATCATTCAGCAGTTCCACGAAGTCGATGAAGCGATGAGTCAGCTCAAGGGCGTCTCCGGCGGCAAGCTGAACGTCGCAGTGATCAGCGCGGGCGACTACTTCTTTCCACGCGTGCTGGCTGAATTCACACGGCGCTACTCGGGTGTCGTGCTCAATCTCGCCGTGCACAATCGCGAGGAACTGCTGCATCAACTCGCGACCAACCAGACCGATCTCGCGGTGATGGTGCGCCCGCCGCACGAAACCGACGCGACCAACGAGTCGTTCGCGCCGCACCCTTATGTGATCGTCGCGGCGCCCACGCATCCGCTCGCGCACAAGCGCAACATCAAGATGAACCAGTTGGCGAGCGAGGCCTTCATCGTGCGCGAGCGCGGCTCGGACACATGGAATTCGATGGAGGAAGGCTTCGCCGGCCGTCTCGCCAATCTTAAGATCGCGATGGAGATCAAGAGCACCGAGACGATCAAGCAAGCCGTGATCGCCGGCATGGGCATCGCATTCCTGTCCGCGCATACCATCAGTCTCGAGTTGCAGCTCGGTCATCTGGTCGTGCTCGACGTCGAGACCTTTCCCGTCATGCTTAACTGGTACGTCGTGCATCGGAAAAACAAGCGCCTGCCGCCGGTGGCGGTCGCTTTCAAACGCTTCCTGATGGAGGAAGGCGCGAATCTGATCGAGAAGATCACGCGCGTGAAGGAATTGAGCGTGTATAAGCAGTAG
- a CDS encoding NAD(P) transhydrogenase subunit beta: MTRRRRLVALLGSAMGLAVMAAGFARYLLAVAQEDVERIELYAAVFIGALVFATSAIAFCKLRGTLDMSAAARPGHGIVNVSALLLCGWLGYGFVTEHAQPFGLAALLATSALAVALGTHLTINRAYSNDRYSHTHAFAGHCQGFALERHGLLARIEWHGDEEQAWVLREIAPGTVRAAAYRYRRGWHCSGNMGAQRRGSVRQRSACRAMSRQR; encoded by the coding sequence ATGACGCGACGGCGGAGGCTCGTTGCGTTGCTGGGTAGCGCCATGGGGCTCGCTGTCATGGCGGCCGGGTTTGCGCGCTATCTTTTGGCGGTGGCGCAGGAGGATGTCGAACGCATTGAACTCTATGCGGCGGTCTTCATTGGTGCGCTGGTCTTCGCCACTTCCGCAATCGCATTCTGCAAACTGCGCGGCACGTTGGATATGAGCGCGGCAGCGCGTCCGGGTCATGGCATTGTCAATGTGTCGGCGCTGCTGCTGTGTGGATGGCTGGGTTATGGCTTCGTTACTGAACATGCGCAGCCGTTCGGACTCGCTGCGCTGCTTGCGACGAGCGCGCTTGCCGTTGCGTTAGGCACGCATCTGACGATCAATCGCGCGTATTCGAACGATCGCTATTCACACACGCATGCGTTCGCCGGACATTGCCAGGGATTTGCGCTCGAGCGGCACGGACTATTGGCGCGTATTGAATGGCACGGTGATGAAGAGCAGGCATGGGTGCTGCGTGAGATAGCACCCGGCACGGTGCGCGCGGCAGCATACCGGTACCGCCGCGGCTGGCATTGCAGCGGGAACATGGGCGCACAAAGGCGCGGGTCGGTCCGCCAACGCTCCGCTTGCCGCGCGATGTCCCGTCAAAGATGA
- a CDS encoding MFS transporter, OFA family, oxalate/formate antiporter — protein sequence MDDITQQATARVFWANRWWQLVIGMMCMALVANLQYAWTLFVTPMNARHHWGEASIQLAFAIFILTETWLVPVEGWLVDKFGPRPVVAGGAVCAGLAWVINSYATTLPMLYVSAVIAGIGAGGVYGTCVGNALKWFPDRRGLAAGLTAAGFGAGAAVTVIPIASMITRSGYEHTFFFFGILQGVCILALALLLKKPNLRQQAAPQKKFAVTKVDYTPGQMIKTPVFWVIYVSFVAVAAGGLMATAQLGPIAKDWGLARIPMTIFGMTLPLLTATLSIDNVCNGLTRPLCGFISDKLGRENTMFVIFIGEGLALLGLMQYGSNPYAFMTFAALIFLFWGEIFSIFPAICADTFGSKYAAANAGTLYTAKGTASLLVPIASVLSATGGWSLVMIVSAVVTIAAGISAKFVLAPMRSRWIEAHNQPQGVLAAAGRKTSRLGGWPEQSGE from the coding sequence ATGGACGATATCACTCAGCAAGCCACGGCACGCGTATTCTGGGCGAACCGTTGGTGGCAGCTCGTCATCGGCATGATGTGCATGGCATTGGTGGCCAATCTGCAATATGCATGGACGTTGTTCGTCACGCCGATGAATGCGAGGCATCACTGGGGTGAAGCATCCATTCAACTCGCCTTCGCTATCTTTATCCTCACTGAAACGTGGCTCGTGCCGGTGGAGGGCTGGCTGGTCGACAAGTTCGGACCACGCCCGGTAGTCGCCGGCGGCGCGGTATGCGCCGGTCTCGCGTGGGTCATCAATTCGTATGCGACGACCTTGCCGATGCTGTATGTATCAGCGGTCATTGCCGGGATCGGCGCGGGCGGGGTGTACGGTACGTGCGTCGGCAATGCGTTGAAATGGTTTCCGGACCGCCGCGGCCTGGCGGCCGGTCTGACTGCAGCCGGTTTTGGCGCCGGCGCGGCGGTCACCGTGATTCCGATCGCCAGCATGATCACGCGCTCGGGTTACGAGCACACCTTCTTTTTCTTCGGCATCCTGCAGGGTGTTTGCATACTTGCGCTCGCGTTGCTGTTGAAGAAACCGAACTTGCGTCAGCAAGCCGCACCGCAGAAGAAGTTCGCCGTCACCAAAGTCGATTACACGCCGGGCCAGATGATCAAGACACCGGTGTTCTGGGTGATCTACGTGTCGTTTGTCGCCGTGGCGGCGGGTGGCTTGATGGCGACCGCGCAACTCGGCCCGATCGCGAAAGACTGGGGGCTCGCGCGCATTCCGATGACGATCTTCGGCATGACCTTGCCGCTGCTCACCGCCACGCTTTCCATCGACAACGTCTGCAACGGTTTAACCCGTCCGCTGTGCGGTTTCATCTCCGACAAACTCGGCCGTGAAAATACGATGTTCGTGATCTTCATCGGTGAGGGCCTCGCGTTGCTCGGCCTTATGCAGTACGGCAGCAATCCGTATGCGTTCATGACGTTCGCCGCGCTGATCTTCCTGTTCTGGGGCGAAATCTTTTCCATCTTTCCGGCGATTTGCGCCGACACCTTCGGCAGCAAATATGCGGCGGCCAACGCGGGCACCTTGTACACCGCGAAGGGCACGGCCTCACTGCTCGTGCCGATCGCTTCGGTGCTGTCGGCCACGGGCGGATGGAGTCTCGTCATGATCGTTTCCGCCGTGGTCACGATCGCCGCGGGCATTTCGGCGAAGTTCGTTCTCGCGCCCATGCGCTCGCGCTGGATCGAAGCGCACAACCAGCCGCAGGGCGTGCTGGCTGCGGCCGGCAGGAAGACCTCGCGGCTTGGCGGTTGGCCTGAGCAGTCAGGGGAATAG